The window CAGAACCAGAATGAATACAGCGCAAAGGCTTATCAGATAAGGCCGCATGGTTGCAAATACCGCAGAGTTTATCTCTTTGTCCGATTCGTAGATCCCCACATACCAGAGGTTGCTCCCCTCAACGTTGTCAAACTTAATGGGCATGACGGACAGATATCCGTTCTTAACTCTTTTCTGGCTGATGTTCAGCCCGCCCAGAATGGAATCAGCCGATATGCCGAAACGTGTCATGATCTCTTCTCTGGCGTATTCCTTAAAACTTCTTCCGTCATAGCTTATATATCTGCCTGAGGAGTTTATGAGCATTGCCTTTGTGGGTTTTGAGCCTGCCATGGGCAGGATGTTTTTGAATATATAATTGCCGTCAAGGTTTATAAGGAGGATGCCGAGGGTTCTGCCGCCGTGTTCAACCTTTATGCCTATTCTGGCCACCAGTCTGCGGGTGTGTTCTCTGTCGACGTTGGGATCGAGCCCCGAAACATAGACATATTTATCCGGTGTCTGAATGGCCTGACGGAAATAGTATTTTCCCGACATACTTTGCAGGTCGCTCTGTTTTGTTCTGGAGAGGCCTTTCGATGCCCTGTTCAGGCGTATCTGCTCCATGCCGTGTTCATCTATGAATTTAATCTGGAGAAATTCGGGGTGCCTCATCATTATTCCGCTGAACTCCTGAACAAGTTCGTCGGGGTTTTTGTTGATTATGAACTTGCGGAAGCTTTCGTGGGCTTCCACCACAGAAAGTTCCGTTGCAGATGCCACCAGAATGCGGTCTATAAGGCTGTCCACCATTGAAAACTGCTCGTCTATCATGTTCTGCGACGAAAGCAGTGCCGACTGTTTTGCAGAAAAATAGACGCTTGCCGAAAGCAGCAGGGTCGGAATCAGAGCAGTAATAAGAAATGCAGGAACCAGCCTGCCGGTTATGGATTTGAAAATTTTCATTCTTTATCTCTGTCCCAATTATACTCTTTTTCCTGCTCCTGACTATTATTTATTGATGTTGGACAGACAGCCGAAATAGGGTATAGTTCCACGAAAAGGAGATGCCATGTTTGATCCGGATGTTACCGGCAGAAATTACGACAAGATCGCCCAATGGTGGCATGAACAGCACGCCGCTTCTGAGTATGGACTTTTGGCGCTCAGGCGTGCCATGGGGTTCTGCAAAAACACAAAAACTGCGCTGGATGTGGGGTGCGGAGCCGGAGGGCGGTTTGTGCGGACCATGGAATCCGGCGGTTTCTGGGTGACCGGCGTTGACGTTTCCTGCGAAATGGTTAAACTGGCGAAAAAGGCCAATCCGGAGCACACTTTTATCCATGCTGACATCTGCACATGGGAAACGGACGAAAAGTTTGACCTGATAACGGC of the Seleniivibrio woodruffii genome contains:
- a CDS encoding class I SAM-dependent DNA methyltransferase, yielding MFDPDVTGRNYDKIAQWWHEQHAASEYGLLALRRAMGFCKNTKTALDVGCGAGGRFVRTMESGGFWVTGVDVSCEMVKLAKKANPEHTFIHADICTWETDEKFDLITAWDSIFHLPLAMHEPVLKKLCDMLKPDGVLMYTFGDAEGEHTDTWHNEQYYYSSVGIKGNIEILGNCGLTPVHLELDQFPLNHAVIIGCKRNV